In the genome of Takifugu flavidus isolate HTHZ2018 unplaced genomic scaffold, ASM371156v2 ctg565, whole genome shotgun sequence, the window GCTAATGCGGATAAGTCAAAAATAACAACTGACAGTCAAAAAACGCCATTATGTTTTATAATCTATGAGTCTCAGATGCTTTTGGGGAAATATTGGCCCATTTAAGACCTTGGATGTGATGTGCCCCAGTTCAGCTGGGTTGAGCGCACTTGTGCTGGTAAACTGGCTGCACACATCTGTGCCCATTAAAGCTTATTTCCACTTTAAGTTATGTTATATTCTTATTCTGTTGAGACACGCACGCCAGCTCTGCTGTTGAGAAAGACGCAAGAGGGCCTTCTCATTAACCCATTTAATCCCACCGGTCACAATAGTGACcgtaaaaaaatgtttcatttctaagGCTATAAAAATGTTTCTAAATGATCTATCAATGCATTTCCAGCAGATATTGAAATAATAAAGGGTCTCAATGAAATATGTGCAGTGTCGCACATTTACTGTAaattgtcacatgaccagagctGTTCACTTCGTGTTTGCGCCAAGAGAAGAGGATGGCGACAAGAAAGCTCCCACAGAAAAGGTTAGTAAAATATGTTAACATAAAGATAGGACATAGATTTTTGGTACACATCATGTTTAAGGTGTCTAGTATTGATATATGCATTTGCAATTACTCAACTTTGTTTAATGTGGTCATAGAACTCACAAACATGTCACTGGCAACAATAGTGACCGGTGGGATAACCCATTGTATCTACATGCTAATACACATAGGCTAACTGTTCTAGCTTACTTTCTGCTGCTACCTAACTTTGTACCTAattgtacacacagacacacacacacacacgactagCTAACTAATTCTACCTAACtttccacacatgcacgcacaccacacacacacggaccccaGGAAGACTAGCTAGCTAACTACcaaactttctgctgtgttttcttttagatttactTTGAGTCAAGTTCTTGGTTTGTTGGATCAAGATGAGTTCCCAGACAAGGCATCCAGCATTGCAATCATCcctcaaaatgaaaaagatgcTGTACTCAGTGATTgtgacagtgatggttctgaCATGGACTATGAGGGGGAAACCGGTCATTTGCCAGCAAGGCTGTTGAATGCATATGCAGAGGTTATGCAAACAGAACATGATTGGAATGATGGCCTCCCCTTCAccacacccccttcccccttcccttgttccagctccaccacctcctgccATAACAATGAAGGCAAGCTAGAAGACCCAAGGGCCTCTAAGCACCAGAGGGTTCAGCCAAGTCAGCCAGAAGAACCAAAGGCAAAACTGCAAGTGGTCAAAAATAAAGATAGAGTATTTAAGCGATCCAAGAGGCCTTCCACTGCTGTTATTCCAGAATACACAGTATACAGACCAAATGCTGCAGAATGTGTAAAACAAAGCTGCTCCAACCCAGTGGATGTTTTCTTACTGATGTATCCACCCACCCTGAGAGAGATCACAGTTGAAATGTCCAACCTCTATTCCACCCAGACCAAGGGAAAGCAACTGAATCTAAGTATGGATGAGCTCCTAACCTTCTATGGGATCGTAATTGCAAGTGGATACAGCTCTGTCCCAAGAAGACACATGTACTGGTCAGTCGACAATGATGTACACAATGAGAGCATTTCAGGTGCAATGCGGAGAAACCGCTTTGATGATATAATGGCCTCAGTTCATGTGGTTGACAACACCAAGATCACTGATGACCCATTTTTTAAGGTTAGACCCATCTTCTCTGAGCTCAATCACTCATACAAAATCATGCCATTTCATGAATGGCTGTCAGTGGATGAGAGCATGATCCCATACTACGGCCAACATGGATGTAAACAGTTCATCAAAGGCAAACCAATTCGCTTTGGTTACAAGGTATGGAGCCTCGCCTCATCCAGTGGATACATGTACCACATGGAGCCATATTGTGGatcacacactctcctcccagagacagggttgggtcagggacCCAGTGTTATCATAGGTTTGGCAGAGCAAGCTCAGGTGCCTCAAGGTTGCAAGTTCGTCCATGACAACCTCTTTGCCACTCTTTCACTCATGGATGAGATGACAAAAAGAGGATATGGGAGCTCTGGAACCATGAGGCAGAACCGCCTGTTTGATGTCCCATTCACACCACGGAATGCCTTCATGAAGTTACCCAGGGGAACCTCTGAGGTTCTGTGCCaaggagagaagctgctggtccGTTGGAAAGACAACAACATTGTCACAGTggcaacaaacatggaggaaaaataCACTGAGACCTCTGTCAAGAGATGGAACAGGCATCGACGTGCCTTTGACAACGTCCAACAGCCAAAATGCATCAGCCGATACAATGAGCACATGGGTGGTGTAGACCTTCACGACCTACAGGTTTCACGATACCATATCGCAATCAGGTCAAAGAAGTGGTGGTGGCCCATCTTTGCATGGTCTATCAACAGTGCTCTTGTAAATGGCCATCTCTTTTACAGAGATGTTATTGGAGGGACCATCGACCTGCTCACCTTCTCAAGGATAGTCTCACAGTCTCTTCTGCAAAGGTTTGGAACGAAACCACTGAGCCATGGAAGGAGATCTCTTTTGAGTGCTACCGTTGAAAATCAGGCAAGATACGACAAATCCTCCCACTGGCTTAACACGATGCACCGGTTCCAGAGATGTCGTCATTGTGAGAAACGCAAAAGAAATGCAAAGTACCACTGCACCTTGAGTGCTTCAAGCTGTACCATGGAGtgtagaagaaaaacaggaaagacaggagaATGCAGTTGGACATAGAGTtcacaagcatgcacacacacatacacacaccgtCGCCGAGATTCTTCCGGCACCATTCGCGGCTCCGTCGGTACCGTAGAACCGAGTAAAGCCACGTGTATAAACTTGCACTTTATACGTGATCTTTTAAAAGTATAACTAACTAAAGTGGTCGGAGTTTGACAGTGTGTAAAGGTTGCCTAGCGACGACAAATCGCCACAGACTGTAAAGAACCGCGTGCTTAAAGGTAAGGTCGATATCGAACCGGATTTATAACACAACCACTAACAGAACCGTATGGAACTTTAACCCGGTTCTTTAATATACTTTATAACGCGGTCACGACATTTTTCATGGTTTAGTTATTATCTTATCTACTCTGTTGACAACAGGTTGAatgactcagctcagtttgtAGACTTTTAGATTTGGCTACTCATTTTCTGTAGTTTTGGGGCGGATTTGTGACAGGGGCCCCTCCTGTGTGGGTTCTCCAGGGTTCCTCCATGGGCCAATGACTGAAGGATGGATATTTGTGAGAATAGAGGACATTCTTGGCTTTTTGTCTATTAATCCCTCTGTCTGTGTAAAATAGAGCtgttaaatgattaaaagacTTAAGCAGCCACCTTCAGAATTCCAGGTGGTCCCATTGCCTTGACCCAGCCACCAGGTCTTGTTATGTTTGTGTGGGTGCTTTGCTCCCACCCATAGATCCTCTATTCCCACCAGTCTTAATGACTTAAAGTTGGTTTAATCGGGAATACTGTTGATC includes:
- the LOC130520879 gene encoding piggyBac transposable element-derived protein 3-like → FTLSQVLGLLDQDEFPDKASSIAIIPQNEKDAVLSDCDSDGSDMDYEGETGHLPARLLNAYAEVMQTEHDWNDGLPFTTPPSPFPCSSSTTSCHNNEGKLEDPRASKHQRVQPSQPEEPKAKLQVVKNKDRVFKRSKRPSTAVIPEYTVYRPNAAECVKQSCSNPVDVFLLMYPPTLREITVEMSNLYSTQTKGKQLNLSMDELLTFYGIVIASGYSSVPRRHMYWSVDNDVHNESISGAMRRNRFDDIMASVHVVDNTKITDDPFFKVRPIFSELNHSYKIMPFHEWLSVDESMIPYYGQHGCKQFIKGKPIRFGYKVWSLASSSGYMYHMEPYCGSHTLLPETGLGQGPSVIIGLAEQAQVPQGCKFVHDNLFATLSLMDEMTKRGYGSSGTMRQNRLFDVPFTPRNAFMKLPRGTSEVLCQGEKLLVRWKDNNIVTVATNMEEKYTETSVKRWNRHRRAFDNVQQPKCISRYNEHMGGVDLHDLQVSRYHIAIRSKKWWWPIFAWSINSALVNGHLFYRDVIGGTIDLLTFSRIVSQSLLQRFGTKPLSHGRRSLLSATVENQARYDKSSHWLNTMHRFQRCRHCEKRKRNAKYHCTLSASSCTMECRRKTGKTGECSWT